Genomic segment of Tomitella fengzijianii:
TCCTCCAGGCTCAGCACCCCTTCGCCGCCGGACAGCGCCGCGGAGACCAGCTTCTCCACCTCTTCCGGGGCCTGCGCGCTGGCGATCACCAGTTCGCGCGGGTTGTCGGACACACCGATCTTGACCTCCACGGTCTTCCTCCCAGTCTCGATCCCAGTCGTCGTGAACCGCGGATCACTCCGTCGTGCAGCGGATCACCCTGCCGTGCCGCGGGGCCCGGCCCCACAACACCCGGAACACTATCCGAGGCCCAGAGATTCCATCCGCCGCGCGTGCTTGTCCTGGATCCGGTCGAGCAACTCGGCCAGGTGATTGATGTCGCCGGCGGCGGCGATCACCAATTCGCTCAGCGCCTCGCTCTGCAGGGCCACGTACTGCGCCTGCGTGACGGCCTCGCCGAGAAGCCTGCGCGCCCACAGCGCCAGCCGCGAACGCACCTGCGGGGTCTTCTCGATGGCGGCGCGCACCTCGGCCACCACGAACTCGGAGCGCGCGGTCTCCTCGAGCGCTTCCGAGACGACGCTGCGGATCTCCTCGGGCAGCGCCGCCACGATCTCCCGGTGGAAGTCCGAGGCGAGCCCGTCGCCGATGTACGCCTTGACGAGCGATTCGAGCCACGAGCTGGGCGTGGTCGACGCATGGAACTGCTCGATGGTCTGCTCGTAGGGCGCCATCGCGTCGAACACGTCGCGTCCACGGTCGGCCAGAGCGCCGCGCAGCAGCTCGAAATGCTCGTGGTCCGTGGCCGCCAGCCGCGCCATCGCCACCTTGCCCCGCACGGTGGGCGCCATCGCGGCGGCATCCGCCGTGAGCCGGTAGAAGGCGGACAGCTGCCCGTATGCGAGGAGTCCGTAGAGCTCGTCGACGCCCGGATGGTCCGCATCCACCCGACTCTCCGCGTCTGCGGGGTCGTGGGCGACGGCATCCGGGGAGACGGGTTCGGGGTTCGTCATGCAGTGCACAATAGCCCCGGCGCGGTCCGGTGCCCGCGTACGCCGCCGCCGACCGGTAGGATGAGGGCGCGTCGGCATGGATGCCGGCGCGGCTCGGATCTCCGGCAGCCGACGGGCGGCGGGTGTTCCGCAGGCCCAGCGTGGGCATCGCCCGCGCGCACGGCCGGCGCGGACACGGCGCGCCGCGGCTGTGCAGGCAGTGTCCACCGCGGGTGAAAGCCCCGACATGGAAGCGTCCGTCACGGACCGCCGGGCCGGAAATGTGCGCGCACCGATCGGCAGGCCTGTCACCAGTTCGACGGCGACTGCCCCGCATTGGGATCCGGCGCCCCGCCGATGCCGCCCACCCGGGCTGCGTCCGGGGCACGGCGGTCGCAGGCCCCCACCGCAGGTGGGCGGGGCCGCGGCCCAGCAGCCCACCGTCTGCGTGCGCGCGACGACCGCACGGAAGGCAATACCCTGAGCAAGCAGACCATCGACACCGGCGTGACCCCGAGTCCCGATGTCAGCCCGGTGTCCCTCAACCACACTCCCGACTCCCCCGCCCCCACGTTCGCCGAGCTCGGCGTCCGCGACGAGATCGTCCGCGGACTCGCCGACGTCGGCATCGACCGCACCTTCGCCATCCAGGAGCTGACGCTGCCGCTGGCGCTGGCCGGCGACGACCTGATCGGCCAGGCGCGCACGGGCATGGGCAAGACCTTCGGCTTCGGCGTTCCGCTGCTGCACCGCATCACGGCCGCCGACGCCGAGCGGCCCTTGGACGGCACCCCACGCGCGCTGGTGATCGTGCCGACGCGCGAGCTGTGCGTCCAGGTCACCACGGATCTTCAGGAGGCCTCCGTGCACCTGGGCGCCCGCGTGATGTCCATCTACGGCGGCCGCCCCTACGAGGACCAGATCGCGACGCTGCAGTCCGGCGTCGACGTCGTCGTGGGCACCCCCGGCCGGCTCCTCGACCTGGCCAACCAGGGGCACCTCGTCCTGGGCAAGGTCTCCGTCCTCGTGCTCGACGAGGCCGACGAGATGCTGGACCTGGGCTTCCTGCCGGACATCGAGCGGGTCCTCGGCATGGTGCCGGACAAGCGCCAGACCATGCTGTTCTCCGCGACGATGCCGGGGCCCATCATCACCCTGGCGCGCACGTTCCTGACCAAGCCGACGCACATCCGCGCCGAGGAGCCCGACTCGTCGGCGGTGCACGAGCGCACCGTCCAGCACGTGTTCCGCGCGCACGCGCTGGACAAGGTGGAGATGCTCACGCGCATCCTGCAGGCACGGGGCCGCGGCGCCACCATGATCTTCACGCGCACCAAGCGGACCGCGCAGAAGGTCGCCGACGAGCTCGCCGAGCGCGGGTTCAAGGTGGGCGCCGTGCACGGCGACCTGGGCCAGGCGGCCCGAGAGAAGTCCCTCGACGGCTTCCGTTCCGGCACGGTGGACGTGCTCGTGGCCACCGACGTCGCCGCCCGCGGCATCGACATCGACGACGTCACGCACGTCATCAACTACCAGTGCCCCGACGACGAGAAGACCTACGTGCACCGCATCGGCCGCACCGGCCGCGCGGGCCGCACCGGTATCGCCGTGACCCTGGTCGACTGGGACGACGTCCCCCGCTGGCAGCTGATCGACAAGGCGCTGGGCCTCGGCATCGCCGATCCGGTGGAGACGTACTCGAGTTCCGAGCACCTCTTCGTCGACCTCGACATCCCCACCGACGTCACCGGCAAGGTGGGGGCCGCCACCCGCGCCACCGGCAGTCCGCGCAGCTCGCGCAACGGTGACAAGCGCTCCGTGTCGGGCTCCGGAGACACGCGTCGCCGCGCCGACGGCAAGGCCGCGGCGCAGCGCAACCGTTCTTCGCGCCGACGCACACGGGGCGCGCAGTCCGCCGGAGAGGGCGCTGCGGCCTCGCAGCGCCCGGCGGGCGACGGCGGCACCGCCGACGCGTCTTCCGAGGCCAAGGCAGGCACCGGACCGTCCTCCGCGGGCCCGACGCAGCGCCGTCGCCGGCGCCGCCGCTCGGGCGGCAGCG
This window contains:
- a CDS encoding DUF3107 domain-containing protein; translated protein: MEVKIGVSDNPRELVIASAQAPEEVEKLVSAALSGGEGVLSLEDEKGRRYVVPAARIAYVEIGIKDSRPVGFLK
- a CDS encoding ferritin-like fold-containing protein; translated protein: MTNPEPVSPDAVAHDPADAESRVDADHPGVDELYGLLAYGQLSAFYRLTADAAAMAPTVRGKVAMARLAATDHEHFELLRGALADRGRDVFDAMAPYEQTIEQFHASTTPSSWLESLVKAYIGDGLASDFHREIVAALPEEIRSVVSEALEETARSEFVVAEVRAAIEKTPQVRSRLALWARRLLGEAVTQAQYVALQSEALSELVIAAAGDINHLAELLDRIQDKHARRMESLGLG
- a CDS encoding DEAD/DEAH box helicase; its protein translation is MTPSPDVSPVSLNHTPDSPAPTFAELGVRDEIVRGLADVGIDRTFAIQELTLPLALAGDDLIGQARTGMGKTFGFGVPLLHRITAADAERPLDGTPRALVIVPTRELCVQVTTDLQEASVHLGARVMSIYGGRPYEDQIATLQSGVDVVVGTPGRLLDLANQGHLVLGKVSVLVLDEADEMLDLGFLPDIERVLGMVPDKRQTMLFSATMPGPIITLARTFLTKPTHIRAEEPDSSAVHERTVQHVFRAHALDKVEMLTRILQARGRGATMIFTRTKRTAQKVADELAERGFKVGAVHGDLGQAAREKSLDGFRSGTVDVLVATDVAARGIDIDDVTHVINYQCPDDEKTYVHRIGRTGRAGRTGIAVTLVDWDDVPRWQLIDKALGLGIADPVETYSSSEHLFVDLDIPTDVTGKVGAATRATGSPRSSRNGDKRSVSGSGDTRRRADGKAAAQRNRSSRRRTRGAQSAGEGAAASQRPAGDGGTADASSEAKAGTGPSSAGPTQRRRRRRRSGGSASGGSAPQGSAAATD